The following proteins are encoded in a genomic region of Tigriopus californicus strain San Diego chromosome 6, Tcal_SD_v2.1, whole genome shotgun sequence:
- the LOC131882221 gene encoding syndetin-like isoform X1, translated as MAQASDFSAQKLKSRFKTLLPLKKEIPANAVAGAQVTFTEDEIHSLVAIQTKPTLEADPPRRRHHGPGLPLTSNVEAGNISIDEKVDDEVLEEIPPEFFEANFDATSFELKRLSQSLDLQQIQSDRQKIHRQLSVVTQRVFAGILEKQSKCQAEMTNIDKIHGQLAESLKVCVQGRHGLSQARAEFTGSSLGVLAAYRRRQQTQQLLNDLNIIRTLQKTDVRLQELLKEDNFPGAIQLLLECQQVVSTYSHFQAVKQLAVKLQDTLDLTEEHLDVALSKVCVGFNPLMYERIHQAYCLLGKTQISMDQLHMHLTSTIHNMAWNVVYGHAMLSQEANMSLDLSKRPYADLCDSIATSSVIPCLVDLCRALWSIMNSYKQLVDWHETNPTPSNASEMEQHYVEKKLSTGKMRIWQDVQTKTKIFVLANDLSSLGMDHFLEFMDVIHRLIQVGHDFCGSNSDTLQESLKTQCWNYFHNYHLSRLEEMTMHFENEGWAQCPVKPSFKVQQLVEYRHLKILEFTGLPTNLTSIKPMTSTPAATPRKAFRNKVQDLNLDLSLSSPFDFDFGGSHDPEETFFLEANGIGGDELEVYSEEDDSDAEIDEALKRDFVDEGTGEMGNHDHSKRTSNRTSQRKGHDPPILTNTSLMILRLCGKYIHLMKALEPIASNVFISMMQLLEYYLFVVFNFFTKDLSSDLMAKLTHEGLNAILERIDTDMVRRVVDKPPQTPIMSPSPSNQSLSESQVVTGIVDLPELSPTVQMDQPESLFGLQEKLVAVESAVYLAKQIQSLKGDILQCVTNDQRSLVDTYESQTLMNVVGLRLPVYMTSVQMAINTDVILQLMAKVAWDIKDVKSQHSQYVEVLLRDCQMFSLRLQEIRKNVHVSGDVRKALWELCTLCASKIFVEGFSSAKKCSNEGRALMQLDYRQFLLKLENLSDLKPLPYQDYVSNYVKAYYIPESDLEAWVKQHNNEYTPKQMVALVNCVAYSNNRTKQKLNNMISDLGTRIRRDKH; from the exons ATGGCTCAAGCATCGGATTTCTCGGCTCAGAAGCTCAAGAGTCGCTTCAAAACGCTGTTACCGTTGAAGAAAGAGATTCCGGCCAATGCGGTGGCCGGAGCCCAGGTCACCTTCACGGAAGACGAGATCCACAGCTTGGTGGCCATTCAGACCAAGCCCACCCTTGAAGCTGATCCGCCTCGAAGACGGCACCATGGCCCTGGACTGCCACTCA CCTCGAATGTAGAAGCCGGCAACATCTCCATTGATGAGAAAGTCGACGATGAAGTCCTGGAGGAGATTCCGCCCGAGTTCTTTGAggccaattttgatgccaCCAGTTTCGAGCTCAAG AGACTGTCCCAATCCTTGGACCTGCAACAAATCCAGAGCGATCGCCAAAAGATCCACCGACAATTGAGCGTGGTGACTCAGCGGGTGTTTGCCGGGATCCTGGAGAAACAATCCAAATGTCAGGCCGAGATGACCAACATAGACAAGATCCACGGCCAACTCGCCGAGAGCCTCAAAGTGTGTGTGCAAGGCCGACACGGGCTGTCCCAAGCACGCGCTGAATTCACGGGTTCTTCCCTAGGCGTATTGGCCGCATACCGACGACGTCAACAGACCCAGCAACTCCTCAACGACCTAAACATCATCCGTACCCTT CAAAAAACTGACGTTCGGCTGCAGGAGTTGCTCAAGGAGGACAACTTCCCCGGCGCCATTCAGTTGCTGCTGGAATGCCAACAAGTGGTGAGCACCTACAGCCATTTCCAGGCCGTCAAGCAATTGGCGGTCAAACTTCAAGACACGCTGGACTTGACTGAGGAGCACCTGGATGTGGCCTTATCCAAGGTGTGCGTGGGCTTCAACCCGCTCATGTATGAGCGCATCCATCAGGCCTACTGTCTACTGGGCAAGACTCAGATCTCCATGGATCAGCTTCACATGCACTTGACGTCCACCATTCACAACATGGCGTGGAACGTGGTCTACGGACATGCCATGTTGTCTCAGGAAGCCAACATgagtcttgatctgtccaagCGACCCTACGCTGACCTTTGTGATAGCATCGCCACTTCCAG CGTGATCCCGTGTCTCGTGGACCTGTGTCGAGCCTTGTGGTCCATTATGAACTCGTACAAGCAATTGGTGGATTGGCACGAGACCAATCCCACTCCGAGCAACGCTTCGGAAATGGAGCAACACTATGTGGAGAAGAAGTTGTCCACGGGAAAGATGAGGATCTGGCAAGATGTCCAGACCAAGACCAAAATCTTTGTGTTGGCCAATGACCTGTCCAGTCTTGGTATGGACCATTTCCTTGAGTTCATGGATGTTATCCACAG GTTGATCCAAGTTGGCCATGATTTCTGTGGAAGCAACTCGGACACTCTCCAAGAGTCCTTAAAGACTCAGTGTTGGAACTATTTCCACAATTACCATCTCTCGCGACTTGAGGAGATGACCATGCATTTCGAAAATGAGGGCTGGGCCCAATGCCCGGTCAAGCCTTCCTTCAAGGTCCAACAATTGGTTGAGTATCGACACTTGAAAATCCTCGAATTCACCGGACTTCCCACCAATCTTACCtcgatcaaacccatgacCTCCACTCCTGCGGCCACGCCCAGAAAGGCCTTTCGGAACAAGGTGCAGGATCTCAACCTAGACCTGTCGCTCTCCTCACCGTTTGACTTCGATTTTGGTGGCTCCCATGACCCTGAAGAGACCTTCTTTCTGGAGGCCAACGGGATTGGAGGTGATGAATTGGAGGTCTACTCGGAGGAAGATGATTCCGATGCCGAAATCGACGAGGCCCTGAAGCGGGATTTTGTCGATGAAGGCACTGGGGAAATGGGAAATCACGACCATTCTAAAAG GACAAGCAATCGAACTTCACAACGAAAAGGCCACGATCCGCCCATCCTCACCAACACGTCCTTAATGATTTTGAGGCTCTGTGGTAAATACATCCACCTCATGAAGGCCTTAGAACCCATCGCTTCCAACGTGTTCATCTCCATGATGCAGTTATTGGAGTACTACCTCTTCGTGGTATTTAACTTCTTCACCAAAGACCTG TCCAGTGATCTGATGGCAAAATTGACACACGAGGGTCTGAACGCGATTCTGGAGAGAATCGATACCGACATGGTACGTCGCGTAGTGGACAAACCGCCTCAGACCCCCATCATGTCGCCTAGTCCTTCCAATCAGTCTCTGTC GGAATCTCAAGTGGTAACTGGTATCGTAGATTTGCCTGAACTTTCGCCGACGGTGCAAATGGACCAACCCGAATCTCTGTTTGGCCTCCAAGAAAAATTGGTGGCCGTCGAGTCTGCCGTGTACCTTGCCAAGCAAATCCAGAGCCTCAAAGGAGACATTCTCCAATGTGTGACTAATGACCAAAGATCTTTGGTCGATACCTACGAATCTCAG ACTTTAATGAACGTGGTTGGGCTTCGACTTCCGGTGTACATGACCTCCGTGCAAATGGCCATCAATACCGACGTGATTCTTCAGCTTATGGCCAAGGTCGCTTGGGACATCAAGGATGTCAAAAGCCAGCACAGTCAGTATGTCGAAGTTCTTCTACGA GATTGCCAAATGTTCAGCTTACGCCTCCAGGAGATTCGGAAAAATGTCCATGTGTCTGGAGATGTCCGGAAAGCCCTGTGGGAACTTTGCACTTTGTGCGCATCCAAAATCTTTGTGGAAGG ATTTTCTAGCGCTAAGAAGTGTTCCAATGAGGGTCGAGCCCTCATGCAATTAGACTACCGACAGTTCCTCCTCAAATTGGAAAACCTGTCCGATCTGAAGCCCTTACCCTATCAGGATTACGTGTCCAACTACGTCAAAGCCTATTACATCCCTGAGAGCGACCTCGAGGCGTGGGTCAAGCAACACAATAAC GAATACACCCCTAAACAAATGGTGGCATTGGTCAATTGTGTGGCCTACAGCAACAATCGGACAAAGCAAAAGTTGAACAATATGATTAGTGATCTCGGGACCCGGATCCGAAGGgacaaacattaa
- the LOC131882221 gene encoding syndetin-like isoform X2, with the protein MTSNVEAGNISIDEKVDDEVLEEIPPEFFEANFDATSFELKRLSQSLDLQQIQSDRQKIHRQLSVVTQRVFAGILEKQSKCQAEMTNIDKIHGQLAESLKVCVQGRHGLSQARAEFTGSSLGVLAAYRRRQQTQQLLNDLNIIRTLQKTDVRLQELLKEDNFPGAIQLLLECQQVVSTYSHFQAVKQLAVKLQDTLDLTEEHLDVALSKVCVGFNPLMYERIHQAYCLLGKTQISMDQLHMHLTSTIHNMAWNVVYGHAMLSQEANMSLDLSKRPYADLCDSIATSSVIPCLVDLCRALWSIMNSYKQLVDWHETNPTPSNASEMEQHYVEKKLSTGKMRIWQDVQTKTKIFVLANDLSSLGMDHFLEFMDVIHRLIQVGHDFCGSNSDTLQESLKTQCWNYFHNYHLSRLEEMTMHFENEGWAQCPVKPSFKVQQLVEYRHLKILEFTGLPTNLTSIKPMTSTPAATPRKAFRNKVQDLNLDLSLSSPFDFDFGGSHDPEETFFLEANGIGGDELEVYSEEDDSDAEIDEALKRDFVDEGTGEMGNHDHSKRTSNRTSQRKGHDPPILTNTSLMILRLCGKYIHLMKALEPIASNVFISMMQLLEYYLFVVFNFFTKDLSSDLMAKLTHEGLNAILERIDTDMVRRVVDKPPQTPIMSPSPSNQSLSESQVVTGIVDLPELSPTVQMDQPESLFGLQEKLVAVESAVYLAKQIQSLKGDILQCVTNDQRSLVDTYESQTLMNVVGLRLPVYMTSVQMAINTDVILQLMAKVAWDIKDVKSQHSQYVEVLLRDCQMFSLRLQEIRKNVHVSGDVRKALWELCTLCASKIFVEGFSSAKKCSNEGRALMQLDYRQFLLKLENLSDLKPLPYQDYVSNYVKAYYIPESDLEAWVKQHNNEYTPKQMVALVNCVAYSNNRTKQKLNNMISDLGTRIRRDKH; encoded by the exons ATGA CCTCGAATGTAGAAGCCGGCAACATCTCCATTGATGAGAAAGTCGACGATGAAGTCCTGGAGGAGATTCCGCCCGAGTTCTTTGAggccaattttgatgccaCCAGTTTCGAGCTCAAG AGACTGTCCCAATCCTTGGACCTGCAACAAATCCAGAGCGATCGCCAAAAGATCCACCGACAATTGAGCGTGGTGACTCAGCGGGTGTTTGCCGGGATCCTGGAGAAACAATCCAAATGTCAGGCCGAGATGACCAACATAGACAAGATCCACGGCCAACTCGCCGAGAGCCTCAAAGTGTGTGTGCAAGGCCGACACGGGCTGTCCCAAGCACGCGCTGAATTCACGGGTTCTTCCCTAGGCGTATTGGCCGCATACCGACGACGTCAACAGACCCAGCAACTCCTCAACGACCTAAACATCATCCGTACCCTT CAAAAAACTGACGTTCGGCTGCAGGAGTTGCTCAAGGAGGACAACTTCCCCGGCGCCATTCAGTTGCTGCTGGAATGCCAACAAGTGGTGAGCACCTACAGCCATTTCCAGGCCGTCAAGCAATTGGCGGTCAAACTTCAAGACACGCTGGACTTGACTGAGGAGCACCTGGATGTGGCCTTATCCAAGGTGTGCGTGGGCTTCAACCCGCTCATGTATGAGCGCATCCATCAGGCCTACTGTCTACTGGGCAAGACTCAGATCTCCATGGATCAGCTTCACATGCACTTGACGTCCACCATTCACAACATGGCGTGGAACGTGGTCTACGGACATGCCATGTTGTCTCAGGAAGCCAACATgagtcttgatctgtccaagCGACCCTACGCTGACCTTTGTGATAGCATCGCCACTTCCAG CGTGATCCCGTGTCTCGTGGACCTGTGTCGAGCCTTGTGGTCCATTATGAACTCGTACAAGCAATTGGTGGATTGGCACGAGACCAATCCCACTCCGAGCAACGCTTCGGAAATGGAGCAACACTATGTGGAGAAGAAGTTGTCCACGGGAAAGATGAGGATCTGGCAAGATGTCCAGACCAAGACCAAAATCTTTGTGTTGGCCAATGACCTGTCCAGTCTTGGTATGGACCATTTCCTTGAGTTCATGGATGTTATCCACAG GTTGATCCAAGTTGGCCATGATTTCTGTGGAAGCAACTCGGACACTCTCCAAGAGTCCTTAAAGACTCAGTGTTGGAACTATTTCCACAATTACCATCTCTCGCGACTTGAGGAGATGACCATGCATTTCGAAAATGAGGGCTGGGCCCAATGCCCGGTCAAGCCTTCCTTCAAGGTCCAACAATTGGTTGAGTATCGACACTTGAAAATCCTCGAATTCACCGGACTTCCCACCAATCTTACCtcgatcaaacccatgacCTCCACTCCTGCGGCCACGCCCAGAAAGGCCTTTCGGAACAAGGTGCAGGATCTCAACCTAGACCTGTCGCTCTCCTCACCGTTTGACTTCGATTTTGGTGGCTCCCATGACCCTGAAGAGACCTTCTTTCTGGAGGCCAACGGGATTGGAGGTGATGAATTGGAGGTCTACTCGGAGGAAGATGATTCCGATGCCGAAATCGACGAGGCCCTGAAGCGGGATTTTGTCGATGAAGGCACTGGGGAAATGGGAAATCACGACCATTCTAAAAG GACAAGCAATCGAACTTCACAACGAAAAGGCCACGATCCGCCCATCCTCACCAACACGTCCTTAATGATTTTGAGGCTCTGTGGTAAATACATCCACCTCATGAAGGCCTTAGAACCCATCGCTTCCAACGTGTTCATCTCCATGATGCAGTTATTGGAGTACTACCTCTTCGTGGTATTTAACTTCTTCACCAAAGACCTG TCCAGTGATCTGATGGCAAAATTGACACACGAGGGTCTGAACGCGATTCTGGAGAGAATCGATACCGACATGGTACGTCGCGTAGTGGACAAACCGCCTCAGACCCCCATCATGTCGCCTAGTCCTTCCAATCAGTCTCTGTC GGAATCTCAAGTGGTAACTGGTATCGTAGATTTGCCTGAACTTTCGCCGACGGTGCAAATGGACCAACCCGAATCTCTGTTTGGCCTCCAAGAAAAATTGGTGGCCGTCGAGTCTGCCGTGTACCTTGCCAAGCAAATCCAGAGCCTCAAAGGAGACATTCTCCAATGTGTGACTAATGACCAAAGATCTTTGGTCGATACCTACGAATCTCAG ACTTTAATGAACGTGGTTGGGCTTCGACTTCCGGTGTACATGACCTCCGTGCAAATGGCCATCAATACCGACGTGATTCTTCAGCTTATGGCCAAGGTCGCTTGGGACATCAAGGATGTCAAAAGCCAGCACAGTCAGTATGTCGAAGTTCTTCTACGA GATTGCCAAATGTTCAGCTTACGCCTCCAGGAGATTCGGAAAAATGTCCATGTGTCTGGAGATGTCCGGAAAGCCCTGTGGGAACTTTGCACTTTGTGCGCATCCAAAATCTTTGTGGAAGG ATTTTCTAGCGCTAAGAAGTGTTCCAATGAGGGTCGAGCCCTCATGCAATTAGACTACCGACAGTTCCTCCTCAAATTGGAAAACCTGTCCGATCTGAAGCCCTTACCCTATCAGGATTACGTGTCCAACTACGTCAAAGCCTATTACATCCCTGAGAGCGACCTCGAGGCGTGGGTCAAGCAACACAATAAC GAATACACCCCTAAACAAATGGTGGCATTGGTCAATTGTGTGGCCTACAGCAACAATCGGACAAAGCAAAAGTTGAACAATATGATTAGTGATCTCGGGACCCGGATCCGAAGGgacaaacattaa
- the LOC131882224 gene encoding outer dynein arm-docking complex subunit 4-like, translating into MLGTGDGERKKDLHKKSDESIDSKKKEALEIIQESKAIGHDIAILSRKYKTTAVKMSPKIMGRRFSRVKRNSCFSVIQMKIKLRQKAKDARQKNEVGREKSKFNEEEIVPEKDMICPEQKYVDANRSLTSHPKEDDKDLAHHIKQKKQKDPKGPIQTMEGSMDASSYCKEGARNLKRGFVAAALRSYHQSAATEEYWPETFIGRSRCYQLLGMPDNALKDANLAIQYRRTMGQVDPLNHHLPLCSVRFLKLGMEALQAKGQALYDLFQFEQSLISLYQAQTFRPDLASKLNGLISKNINAIHNTLYPNCFHFDGVEKVLNNTRLRAKVQMLRNPLTKCTQQIQIAGHLRRKSVRNANGRLNSATLKKSPEPPMPDLEHLRETLVMTRHPALGDLIRDLRFLEQLSNHKDMSGLEGHVKQTLQYLEQRRQFWENFNPREVRNKSKKMSSSSI; encoded by the exons ATGTTAGGAACAGGGGATGGAGAGCGGAAAAAGGATCTACATAAAAAATCGGACGAAAGCATCgattccaagaaaaaagaagctttGGAGATCATTCAAGAATCCAAGGCCATTGGCCATGATATCGCTATTCTCTCCAGGAAGTACAAG acCACTGCCGTTAAAATGAGCCCTAAAATAATGGGCAGAAGGTTTTCGAGAGTGAAGCGCAATTCCTGTTTCAGTGtcattcaaatgaagataAAGCTTCGTCAGAAAGCCAAAGATGCccgccaaaaaaatgaagtcgGCAGAGAAAAGTCCAAATTCAACGAAGAAGAAATTG TTCCAGAAAAAGATATGATTTGTCCGGAGCAGAAGTATGTGGACGCCAATCGGTCCCTTACAAGTCACCCCAAAGAGGATGACAAGGATCTAGCTCATCACATCAAGCAGAAGAAACAGAAGGATCCTAAGGGTCCCATTCAAACCATGGAAGGCAGCATGGACGCCTCGAGCTATTGTAAG GAAGGGGCGCGAAATCTGAAACGTGGATTCGTTGCAGCAGCCTTGAGAAGCTACCACCAATCTGCCGCCACTGAAGAGTATTGGCCTGAGACCTTCATAGGCCGAAGTCGGTGCTACCAGCTTCTCGGAATGCCAGACAACGCCTTGAAGGACGCGAACCTGGCTATACAATACCGCCGCACCATGGGCCAAGTTGACCCATTGAACCACCATCTCCCCCTTTGTTCCGTGCGATTTCTCAAACTCGGAATGGAGGCATTACAAGCCAAGGGACAAGCCCTGTATGACCTTTTCCAATTTGAGCAATCGCTAATCAGTCTGTACCAAGCCCAAACGTTCCGTCCAGACTTGGCGTCCAAATTGAACGGGCTCATTTCCAAGAACATTAACGCCATTCACAACACTTTGTACCCGAATTGCTTCCACTTTGACGGGGTAGAGAAGGTTCTGAATAACACGAGGCTTCGGGCAAAGGTCCAGATGCTTCGGAATCCGTTGACAAAATGCACTCAACAGATCCAAATAGCTGGACACCTTCGACGTAAGTCCGTTAGAAACGCCAACGGTCGACTCAATTCAGCAACCCTGAAGAAGTCTCCAGAACCGCCCATGCCAGATCTGGAGCATTTGAGAGAGACCCTCGTGATGACCCGTCATCCTGCCCTTGGGGATTTGATAAGAGACCTTCGCTTCTTAGAGCAGCTGTCGAATCACAAGGACATGAGCGGCCTTGAGGGCCACGTCAAACAGACCCTTCAATATTTGGAGCAACGCCGTCAGTTTTGGGAGAATTTCAACCCCCGGGAAGTGAGGAACAAATCGAAGAAGATGAGCTCGAGTTCGATTTGA